One part of the Prunus persica cultivar Lovell chromosome G5, Prunus_persica_NCBIv2, whole genome shotgun sequence genome encodes these proteins:
- the LOC18777151 gene encoding protein KINESIN LIGHT CHAIN-RELATED 3, with translation MPGIVEEVVYESNGNSMPNKENPALNGFPKGTMSQQSPGSTGPDRPVDGVVDTSIEQLYENVCDMQSSDQSPSRRSFRSDGEESRIDSELHHLVGGEMREVEIMEEEVLQKPAYDSRSDSSFKKEASSLDRKPVKMDKSASTKSTSSGNSKKVAHLQVDTETSSKPVLKGRSPDKPPIYGVSDKNPQKQHAGPTSVKKRRNASSGGSKLQIGTEDVAESGLNNPDLGPFLLKQARDLISSGDNPQKALELALRAAKSFELSSNGKPCLELVMCLHVTSAIYCSLGQYSKAIPVLERSIEISAIEEDQNHALAKFAGHMQLGDTYAMLGQLENSIMHYTSGLEIQRQVLGETDVRVGETCRYLAEAHVQALQFDEAQRLCQMSLDSHKENGSPASLEEAADRRLMGLICETKGDHEAALEHLVLASMAMVANGQEVEVASVDCSIGDTYLSLSRYDEATFAYQKALTVFKTTKGENHPSVGSVFIRLADLYNRTGKVRESKSYCENALRIYEKPMPGVPPEEMASGLTDVSAIYESMNDLEQAVKLLQKALKIYNDAPGQQSTIAGIEAQMGVMYYMLGNYSESYDSFKSAISKLRATGEKKTAFFGIVLNQMGLACVQRYSINEAQEFFEEARTVLEHECGRYHPDTLGVYSNLAGTYDATGRLEDAIEILEYVVEMREEKLGTANPDVDDEKRRLAELLKEAGRVRSRKARSLENLLDANSHSISNDGVKV, from the exons ATGCCTGGAATTGTTGAAGAGGTTGTATATGAATCGAATGGAAATTCCATGCCTAATAAGGAAAACCCAGCTCTAAATGGCTTCCCAAAGGGTACTATGAGTCAGCAAAGTCCTGGGAGTACAGGACCTGATCGTCCAGTTGATGGGGTGGTTGACACCTCAATTGAGCAGCTTTATGAGAATGTGTGCGATATGCAGAGTTCTGATCAGTCACCCTCAAGACGTAGTTTTCGATCGGATGGTGAGGAGTCTAGGATTGATTCGGAGTTACACCATCTTGTTGgaggagagatgagagaggtGGAGATAATGGAAGAGGAAGTTCTACAAAAGCCAGCGTATGATTCTCGTAGTGATTCAAGTTTTAAGAAGGAAGCTTCATCCTTGGATAGAAAACCAGTAAAGATGGATAAATCTGCAAGTACAAAATCCACTTCTTCAGGGAACTCTAAGAAAGTTGCTCACTTGCAGGTGGACACTGAAACTTCATCAAAACCAGTGTTGAAGGGAAGAAGTCCTGATAAACCTCCCATTTATGGGGTTAGTGATAAGAATCCACAAAAACAACATGCAGGACCCACTTCTGTGAAGAAACGCAGGAATGCATCTTCAGGAGGGTCAAAGTTGCAGATTGGAACTGAGGATGTGGCTGAATCAGGATTAAACAATCCGGATCTTGGGCCGTTTTTGCTTAAGCAAGCtagggatttgatttcttCAGGGGATAATCCCCAGAAGGCTCTTGAATTAGCTCTTCGAGCTGCAAAATCGTTTGAATTATCTTCAAATGGGAAACCCTGTTTAGAGCTAGTAATGTGTTTGCATGTTACATCGGCGATTTACTGTAGCTTAGGCCAGTACAGTAAGGCAATTCCTGTTCTCGAGCGCTCAATTGAGATTTCAGCTATTGAGGAAGACCAAAATCATGCCCTTGCTAAATTTGCTGGCCACATGCAGTTGGGTGATACTTATGCTATGCTGGGCCAACTTGAGAATTCAATTATGCATTACACAAGTGGATTGGAAATCCAAAGACAAGTTTTGGGAGAAACAGATGTACGAGTGGGTGAGACTTGTCGGTATCTGGCTGAAGCTCATGTTCAAGCGCTGCAATTTGATGAGGCTCAGAGGCTTTGCCAGATGTCTCTTGACAGTCATAAAGAGAATGGTTCCCCAGCTTCTCTGGAAGAGGCAGCAGATAGGAGACTGATGGGTCTTATATGTGAAACGAAGGGAGATCATGAAGCTGCTCTTGAGCACCTTGTTTTAGCCAGCATGGCTATGGTTGCAAATGGCCAGGAAGTGGAGGTGGCTTCTGTCGATTGCAGCATTGGAGACACGTACTTATCTTTGTCTCGGTATGATGAAGCTACTTTTGCTTATCAGAAGGCACTGACTGTGTTCAAGACCACCAAAGGAGAGAACCATCCATCTGTTGGTTCAGTCTTTATCCGTCTGGCTGATTTGTATAACAGGACCGGGAAAGTTAGAGAATCAAAATCATACTGTGAGAATGCCCTTAGAATTTATGAAAAGCCCATGCCTGGAGTCCCTCCTGAGGAAATGGCAAGTGGTCTCACAGATGTTTCTGCTATATATGAATCAATGAATGACCTTGAGCAGGCAGTCAAGTTGCTACAGAAGGCGTTAAAAATATACAATGATGCCCCTGGTCAGCAAAGCACAATTGCCGGGATTGAAGCTCAAATGGGGGTCATGTACTACATGTTGGGGAATTATTCGGAGTCTTACGACTCCTTTAAAAGTGCGATTTCAAAGCTCCGTGCAACTGGAGAGAAGAAAACTGCCTTTTTCGGAATTGTTCTTAACCAAATGGGGCTTGCTTGTGTACAACGTTATTCCATAAATGAGGCTCAAGAATTCTTCGAAGAAGCCAGGACTGTCTTGGAACATGAGTGTGGGCGGTATCACCCTGATACACTTGGGGTTTATAGCAATCTTGCTGGCACTTATGATGCAACTGGCAG GTTGGAGGATGCAATTGAAATCTTGGAGTACGTCGTTGAgatgagagaagaaaaacttggGACAGCTAATCCTGATGTAGATGATGAGAAAAGAAGGTTGGCTGAGTTATTGAAAGAAGCAGGCAGAGTTCGGAGCAGAAAAGCCAGATCACTAGAGAACCTCCTTGATGCCAACTCCCACAGTATAAGCAATGATGGTGTTAAGGTATGA
- the LOC18778101 gene encoding serine/threonine-protein kinase HT1 has translation MKNFHWFKQISNNGKPERRLSLGEYNRAVSWSKYLVSSGAEIKGEGEEEWSADMSQLYIGCKFASGRHSRIYRGVYKQRDVAIKLISQPEEDEGLAVLLEKQFTSEVALLFRLHHPNIISFVAACKKPPVFCIITEYLCGGSLRKYLHQQEPHSVPLSLVVKLALDIARGMQYLHSQSILHRDLKSENLLLGEDMSVKVADFGISCLESQCGSAKGFTGTYRWMAPEMIKEKHHTKKVDVYSFGIVLWELLTALTPFDNMTPEQAAFAVSQKNARPPLPSTCPTAFSRLISRCWSTHPDKRPHFDEIVHILESYAESLEQDPDFFSSYKPPSDHTLLRCFPKWIGRHRSAS, from the exons ATGAAGAATTTTCACTGGTTTAAGCAGATTTCCAACAATGGCAAACCTGAGAGGAGGCTCTCTCTTGGAGAGTACAACAGGGCAGTGTCATGGTCAAAGTATTTGGTGTCTTCAGGGGCTGAGATTAAGGGTGAAGGGGAGGAGGAGTGGAGTGCTGACATGTCCCAATTGTACATTGGGTGTAAATTTGCTTCAGGGAGACACAGTAGGATTTACAGAGGGGTTTATAAGCAGAGGGATGTGGCAATTAAGCTCATAAGCCAGCCTGAGGAGGATGAAGGCTTGGCTGTTTTGCTTGAGAAGCAGTTCACTTCTGAGGTGGCTTTGCTCTTTCGGCTGCACCATCCAAATATCATCTCT TTTGTTGCAGCTTGTAAGAAACCTCCTGTTTTCTGCATTATCACTGAGTATTTGTGCGGGGGATCGTTGAGAAAATATCTACATCAGCAGGAGCCACATTCTGTTCCACTCAGCCTAGTTGTGAAGCTAGCCCTCGACATTGCACGTGGGATGCAATATCTCCATTCTCAAAGTATACTTCATAGGGATCTCAAGTCAGAAAATCTATTGCTAGGGGAAGATATGTCTGTGAAAGTTGCAGATTTTGGCATCTCATGCTTAGAATCACAGTGCGGCAGTGCAAAGGGATTCACGGGCACTTACCGTTGGATGGCACCTGAAATGATCAAAGAGAAACACCATACGAAGAAAGTTGATGTTTACAGTTTTGGCATAGTTCTTTGGGAGCTTTTAACAGCATTGACACCATTTGACAACATGACTCCTGAACAGGCTGCATTTGCAGTATCACAGAAG AATGCAAGACCCCCTTTGCCATCCACATGCCCGACGGCATTCAGTCGTCTCATCAGCAGATGCTGGTCAACTCATCCAGACAAGCGACCTCATTTCGATGAGATAGTTCACATATTGGAAAGTTATGCAGAGTCCCTTGAGCAAGACCCAGATTTTTTCTCATCTTACAAGCCTCCTTCAGATCACACCCTTTTGCGATGCTTTCCAAAATGGATCGGTCGCCATAGATCCGCTTCTTGA
- the LOC18776183 gene encoding CASP-like protein 4A3 yields MEPQSQTQPQQQNQNQKSKPNMNKSYSMNSDDSPLRFHSPIRSDAGDPPETPPYESPENSPERRVDNSKAIMAVDKFTQYSPLRPQKPPENAKAPSPVVVYNRSMREDMAPSVSKVGPVVGANGGEDVVNGVIGGGRSRGITSTRPKRGDMVKTAALGFRVSEVVLCLISFSVMAADKTQGWSGDSFDRYKEYRYCLAVNVIAFVYAAFQAYNLSYHLVTRKYVIRHHLRRHFDFFMDQVLAYLLISASSSAATRVDDWQSNWGKDEFTEMATASVSMAFLAFVAFALSSLISGYNLCTHDSA; encoded by the exons ATGGAACCCCAATCCCAAACCCAACCCCAACAACAAAACCAGAACCAGAAATCCAAGCCAAACATGAACAAGTCTTATTCGATGAACTCGGACGACTCGCCGCTCCGCTTCCACTCCCCGATCCGATCCGACGCCGGCGACCCGCCCGAAACTCCGCCCTACGAGTCTCCCGAGAACTCGCCAGAGAGGCGGGTGGACAACTCCAAGGCGATCATGGCCGTCGACAAGTTCACCCAGTACTCGCCGCTCCGGCCTCAGAAACCGCCGGAGAATGCTAAGGCGCCGTCTCCTGTGGTGGTGTACAACCGGTCGATGAGGGAGGACATGGCGCCGTCGGTGTCGAAGGTGGGGCCTGTCGTTGGAGCCAACGGCGGCGAAGACGTCGTCAACGGCGTCATTGGAGGTGGGAGATCGAGGGGGATAACTTCGACCCGGCCGAAGAGAGGAGATATGGTGAAGACGGCGGCGCTGGGGTTTAGAGTGAGCGAGGTGGTGCTGTGCTTGATTTCGTTCTCGGTTATGGCTGCTGATAAAACTCAGGGGTGGAGCGGCGACTCCTTCGATCGCTACAAGGAATACAG GTATTGCTTAGCTGTGAATGTTATTGCATTTGTATATGCTGCCTTTCAGGCTTATAATCTATCCTACCATCTAGTCACGCGGAAATATGTGATCCGCCACCATCTTCGTCGCCACTTCGATTTCTTCATGGATCAG GTACTGGCATATCTTCTGATTTCAGCATCATCATCTGCAGCCACTCGGGTTGATGACTGGCAATCAAATTGGGGTAAAGACGAGTTCACGGAGATGGCCACTGCTTCGGTCAGCATGGCCTTCCTGGCTTTTGTTGCCTTTGCACTTAGCTCCCTCATCTCTGGTTACAATCTCTGTACCCATGACTCTGCATGA